ATCAGATATGACAGAACAACGTTTGGAAGGCAAAGTCGCGATTGTAACCGGAGGTGGATCGGGTATTGGCCAGGCTACCGCTATTCGTTTCGCCGAGCATGGAGCCAAAGTGTACATGCTGGATCGCACACCCGAAAATGCGGAGGAAACAAAACAGACGATTGAAAAGGCTGGCGGAGAAGCGTATGTGATCGAATGTGATATCTCCAAACCGGATAATGTGCAGAAGGCAATCAATCAGGCTGCGGCTGAAGCGGGTAAACTGGATATCATATTTGCGAATGCTGGCATCAACGGAACGATGGCCCCGATCGAAACGATGGAAATTGAGGACTGGGACCAGACGATGGAGATCAATATGCGCGGAACCTTCGCAACCGTCAAATATGCTATTCCTCATCTGAAAGAACATGGCGGCAGCATCATTATTACCAGTTCCATCAACGGTAACCGGGTCTTCTCAGGGATTGGATTCTCTGCATACGCTTCCAGCAAAGCGGGACAAACTGCGTTTACGAAGATGGCTGCCCTGGAACTGGCTCGTTATAAGATCCGTGTAAATGCCGTCTGCCCAGGTGCCATCGATACCAACATTGATGATAACACCTACCCGTCGGATGATCTGAAAGAAGTACAGATTCCTGTTGAATTCCCTGAGGGTCATGAACATCCGCTCAAGGGCGAACCTGGAACGTCGAAGCAAGTGGCGAACCTCGTTCTGTTCCTCGCTTCCGATGAAGCCTCTCATGTTACAGGTACACGAATCTATGTGGATGGTGCGGAATCTCTGCTCCGTGGATAAAAATATAAAGATAAGTTGGCCCCATTCAGGGACAACGCCCAAACATCCCGCAAGCGATCTGATCCGGTCAGATTACTGCGGGATGTTTTATATATAAAGAGTTTATAGTACGGCGCAGGCACAACTACAAGGATTATCACTATACCGCGGAGCTTTTACCTTTTTTCACACGATGCTTCAACCGGTCTGGAATGGCAAAGAGCAAAATGTACATCAGCGAAAACAAGACTAACGCAAGTATCTCTTCCCCAAGAATGTACAAGGGATACGGACCTAGCATATCCAGCACCGAGGGTGTACTCGGTTTGTGTCTCAAAAACATATAATTCGCGTCAAGCATGACATCTACAACGTATACGATTAATGCTGCCACATTCACAAATATCATCGAACCTGCTACAGATCTCCAGCTAGGTCGCAACTGTTCCACCCAGGTCATGTAGAGTAAAGCCAGAATGATACAGGCATGAGCAACGAAAAATTGAATGAATCGAAAATGTGCATAACCATAACCCAAATTAGGAGTCAGGATCGCCATAAGGGCTCCAGCAATGCCTGCAAACAGCAGTGCAGAATGTAACAGTCGACTGCGTGTCAGTAGTAACAACGCCGATAATAGCAGAGACAGACTGCATAGTTCGAGTGGCAGTGACGTCTTCAGGCTCCATATCCCTCCATACACATACCAGAGTTGCAGCACGATTTCGCAGGCAAACATGATGCAGGCCAGAACAATCCGCAGTATGCGGCGTACCCTCTCTGACCATGATCGAAAATGGTGTCGAAGCAAAAACATCAGTACAATCAATGCTGTAATTACGCTAATTGAAACGATATGTGAACGGGAGAACAGGATAAACGGCTCTGCATCATAAGGGTCCAGCCATGGTGGATACGCCACGCATCTCTTCTCTCCTTTTCGATTATCTCACCAACATTATCTCTCTTTAATGTTAACTTTTTCATTTTGCCATTGAATGAAAGTGCTGTCCAGTTGGAATTCTAAATAAGCATTGTAATTTAAATATCTTTATGTTAAGATAAATTCAGAACCAAAACAAACGAAAAGTTAGTAACTTTCTTAACCGAAATAAAATATACCGTACTTAACAAACGTTCAACTGAACATTTACACTATCCCATTTCATCTAGGAGGAATTATTATGCAAATCAAAGGACTTCACCACGTATCAGCTCTAACAGCACATGCCGATCAGAACTATCGTTTCTACACCAACATCATGGGTCTGCGCCTCATTAAAAAAACAGTCAACCAGGACGACGTGTCCGTCTACCATCTCTTCTATGGCGATGAAAAAGGCAATCCGGGTACCGAACTTACCTTCTTCGAGATTCCGATGGCCGGACAGACTCGTGAAGGTGTGAACAGCATATCTGGAACGTCACTGCGCGTTCCAAGTGATGCGGCACTTACTTACTGGCATCAGCGTTTTGACGAATTCGAAGTCCCACATGGAGAGATTGTTGAACGGGGTGGTCGTGCCACGCTCTCGTTCACAGACTTTGAAGGACAACGTCTGATTCTGGTCTCGGATGAAAACAATACAGGTGTCGCTGGTGGTAAACCATGGGATCAGAGCCCTGTGCCTGCCGAGTATGGCATTGTAGGCCTAGGCCCTATCCATCTTACGGTAAAAGATGCTTCCCTTACCGCTCCGGTTCTTACCGAACTGCTCGGTTTCAGAGCCAAAGGAAGTTACCCAGCCTTTACTCCAGGTCAACCTGATGTACTCGTTTTTGAATCCGGTGAAGGTGGCAGCGGCTCCGAGGTGCATGTTGAGGAACGGAATGACCTTGCCCAAGAGCGTCCTGGACGTGGCAGTGTACATCATGTTGCGTTCCGTGTGGATAACGAAGAAGAACTGAAACAATGGGTGGAACGGGTTCGTAACTTCCAATTCCCTAACTCAGGGTTTGTAGATCGCTTCTACTTCCGCTCCCTGTATTTCCGTGAAGCAAACGGTATTCTGTTCGAGCTTGCAACCGATGGTCCGGGATTTGATACAGACGAAGAATTGGAGCATCTGGGTGAATCGCTTGCTTTGCCTCCATTCCTTGAAGGTCGCCGCGCCGAGATTGAAGCCAATCTCAAACCGCTGGATACCGTCATTCGTTAAACATAAAAACGATTATCACCATGTGTGTTATGGACTTGATCCAGCAACACCATCGTTGATAATCGTTTTTTTATTACGTATATTTTATTTAACCAAATACGATGTTGTAAGAGGTACAAATAGCGATGAACCTGGATCTTCTGAAACAATCTCAACAAAAACAGCTTCCGTACCCGATACATCGACGTCCAGGCTTACCAATCCGCTTCCCGGCGATATACTCAGCTTTTTGAGAACCGTATTGTCCTGGTTGATTACCTGTATCTCCTGATTCCCTTGAAGAGCGGCCAGTTCCAGATGCAGGGAAGAATACTTTTTGCCCGTCATGATCTGGAAGTCGTCTCCTTGCTTCACGGAATCTGTATGCAGATATACATCTTTATAATCCTTGCCTTTGTAAGTAGTCTCCGCAGGATCTTTGGTATGCCATGCAGTAGATCCCAACACCGTTGTTCCCAGTGTACTTAGTGTTACTTTATCGTTGGTTACTGGCCCGGTTTCATTTTTTCCACCAATCAGGACGGATGAAGTTGCACTGTCATAAGTGATCTCTGTCCCAAGCAAGGATCCCACAGCACGCACAGGCAAATAAGTCGTTCCGTTGTAAGTGATAGGCAACACTGTTTTACCATTGGCATCTTTAGCTGTCACCGTGGCACCATTCATTTTTAGCGTAATCTTGCTGTTCAGATAGGCTTTAATCTGTTCCAGTCCTGTTGCTGCGAGTGCACCTGTTCCGATTCCAAGCGTTAATGTGCCTACCATCAAACCCAGTACAACCTTTTTCTTCATCAAAATCCCTCCTGAATGTTAAAATGATTTGTCCTTTATACATTTAAACGACTAAAGCGATAAAGTCAATTGTTTCCTACGTTTTTAGTACACTGTGCCTATTTCCGGGCAGCACAAAACGAGGCTGTATGTCCCGATTTTTTTTCAGCCTCGCCCTGTTTCCCACTGTCCGTATACGGAGTAAGGAAGATATTCTTGTCAGATGTTCACTTAACTCCACACTCGAGAACTTTCAATTCCCGCTGTATTACGATATCAACATGACGCCATTAATCAAAAGTTTCATAATATTCTTCTTCATACACTTCCATACTGTACTTCAAATCTACGGCCTTCCACTCGCCATCTTGATACTCATAAGTGAATGTCAGATCACCCGCATATAAAGCCGCACCGTAAGATCCTGCTGCTAATACGACAAGCTGACCATCTTCTACACTGTAATAGGTTACTCCACCGAATCCCAACTCTTCGTTATATACGCCGCCACTTGTATCTTCCTCAATCCGTAAAGGTTCTGCTTGAACGCCATCAACGGCGACATCAACATCCACGCGGTCTGATCTAACCGTAACTTTTGACTTCACATGCTGTTTCGCAATCTCATCCAGAGATTGCATCTTCATCTCCTCCAGCGTTACCGGATTAATGATACGTGCTTGTCCCAAATAAATACCTGTTCCATGACCTTCTGTGTACAAAACAATAATTTCTTTCTGGCCGTCTCCATTCAGATCCAGCTCGTGCACTTCGGGTTTGTAAGACCCACCTTCTCCCTGCCAATCACTAAATTCTCGCGTTTTACCGTCCACTTCCAAAATCATTCCGTTATATATATAACCTGAACCCTCAACTTTCATAGGGTATAATCTGACGTTCTTATTCTCTGGAGCTACCGAAACATATTCCTCTTTCACGGGAATGGATTCCTGTGTTGTCTTCGCTGTGTCATGCATTTTATCTATATTGGAAGCCTCGACCACTTCGGTCTGGCTGGATTGATCATCTATATTAAGCTGTTTTTGCGATTCATTCATGGTTCTGGCAGCCGAAGTTGTACTAATCGTAGCTACCGCCAAAATAATCATCAGCAGGATACCTGTCCAAGTTTTCAATATACTGGGCTCCTTTATCTGTTGTGATAATCCTATTATATCTTCATTTATCGCCTGCAAGTTGCGAATTTGTTAATCTTTCATAAAATAATCTTTACAAATTTCCGTTTTCACGAAAGAACGTTCGGCTTTAACCAGAATAAGCAAATTCTCATACCAAAACTGTTCTCCAAAAACAAAAAAAATCCCGAACACAGCCTAAGGCTGCATCCGGAATGCTTTGGTTTTGTCCAATAACCGATCGGTTAATTGTCTCAGTTCTTCCGCCGAGGATGAAATCTCCTCCATGATGGCTGTCTCTTCGTGTGCGGCATCCATAATTCGTCTCGCCTCATCCGAGAACGATCCGGCTTTCCCCTGGATTTTCTTCACATGACCGTGCGTTTGCTCCACGCGACCAGTCTGTTCTGCAATCTTGGAACCGATATCATGCGCACCCTTCATAAATACTTCCACCGTGCCTGTCAGTTCATGCAACGTCTGATCTACAGAGATGGTCCGCTCCGATTCATTAACCACGAGACCATGCTGCTCATGAGACAGTTGGGCTGTCTCCCTGATCCGTTGCTGTACACGACTAATCAGCTCATTAATACGATGTACCGATTCCTTACTTTCGTCTGCCAGCTTGCGGATCTGCTGCGCCACGACTGCAAAACCAGAACCTTCTTCACCAGCTCGAGCAGCCTCAATGGAAGCATTCAGGGCAAGTAACCCTGTTTCCTCAGCAATGTTTTTGACAGAATGGGTAATTACCTCGATATCGGAGGCTTCCTTCTCCAGCAACAGCATAATGTCGCGGGAACGATTGTGCGACTCGGCCAGCTCGTCCATCCCTTTCATCAATGATGAGAAAGTCTGTTTTGTATGATCCACCGATCGTTCCATCTGACCGGACATCTCTGTCATGTCCATGGACTGGCTATGCATACGCTGGAAATCGTTCAGCATCTCATCCGCAGTAATCAGAGATTGATGGGAAGTGACCTTCTGCTCTTCTACGCCTACCGCAATATGATCTACCGCATCCGACATCATCTCGATCTGTTCGGCAGCCTGGGTAATCGCTTCACTCAGAGACTGTGCGTTCTGTGAAGTCGTTCTTGTACTGTCTGCAATATCATTTACAATGCTTCGAAGGTTAGAAACCATTGCGCGAAAAGCATCATATAATACGGTAAGTTCATCCTGCGTGCGTCGCTGCGGAATTTCGGTTGTCAGATCACCCGCTGACACCTGCTGTGCAGCCCGGGACAGGTGAACGATTGGACGAGTCAGCCAGCGTGAGGCAAACCATCCCAGAATCCCGTTCCAGCATACTCCCATGATCAAAATAATCGATATGTATACCCAATTCGGAATATCTAATGTAATCCAGTCTTTGACAAAAAATATAAAAAAGCCGCTAGTTCCGTAGGTAATAATCGAAATCA
The nucleotide sequence above comes from Paenibacillus sp. W2I17. Encoded proteins:
- a CDS encoding TIGR02206 family membrane protein: MAYPPWLDPYDAEPFILFSRSHIVSISVITALIVLMFLLRHHFRSWSERVRRILRIVLACIMFACEIVLQLWYVYGGIWSLKTSLPLELCSLSLLLSALLLLTRSRLLHSALLFAGIAGALMAILTPNLGYGYAHFRFIQFFVAHACIILALLYMTWVEQLRPSWRSVAGSMIFVNVAALIVYVVDVMLDANYMFLRHKPSTPSVLDMLGPYPLYILGEEILALVLFSLMYILLFAIPDRLKHRVKKGKSSAV
- a CDS encoding stalk domain-containing protein, which gives rise to MKKKVVLGLMVGTLTLGIGTGALAATGLEQIKAYLNSKITLKMNGATVTAKDANGKTVLPITYNGTTYLPVRAVGSLLGTEITYDSATSSVLIGGKNETGPVTNDKVTLSTLGTTVLGSTAWHTKDPAETTYKGKDYKDVYLHTDSVKQGDDFQIMTGKKYSSLHLELAALQGNQEIQVINQDNTVLKKLSISPGSGLVSLDVDVSGTEAVFVEIVSEDPGSSLFVPLTTSYLVK
- a CDS encoding methyl-accepting chemotaxis protein, whose protein sequence is MKWTLGAKTVAGLVLISIITYGTSGFFIFFVKDWITLDIPNWVYISIILIMGVCWNGILGWFASRWLTRPIVHLSRAAQQVSAGDLTTEIPQRRTQDELTVLYDAFRAMVSNLRSIVNDIADSTRTTSQNAQSLSEAITQAAEQIEMMSDAVDHIAVGVEEQKVTSHQSLITADEMLNDFQRMHSQSMDMTEMSGQMERSVDHTKQTFSSLMKGMDELAESHNRSRDIMLLLEKEASDIEVITHSVKNIAEETGLLALNASIEAARAGEEGSGFAVVAQQIRKLADESKESVHRINELISRVQQRIRETAQLSHEQHGLVVNESERTISVDQTLHELTGTVEVFMKGAHDIGSKIAEQTGRVEQTHGHVKKIQGKAGSFSDEARRIMDAAHEETAIMEEISSSAEELRQLTDRLLDKTKAFRMQP
- a CDS encoding ring-cleaving dioxygenase, translated to MQIKGLHHVSALTAHADQNYRFYTNIMGLRLIKKTVNQDDVSVYHLFYGDEKGNPGTELTFFEIPMAGQTREGVNSISGTSLRVPSDAALTYWHQRFDEFEVPHGEIVERGGRATLSFTDFEGQRLILVSDENNTGVAGGKPWDQSPVPAEYGIVGLGPIHLTVKDASLTAPVLTELLGFRAKGSYPAFTPGQPDVLVFESGEGGSGSEVHVEERNDLAQERPGRGSVHHVAFRVDNEEELKQWVERVRNFQFPNSGFVDRFYFRSLYFREANGILFELATDGPGFDTDEELEHLGESLALPPFLEGRRAEIEANLKPLDTVIR
- a CDS encoding SDR family NAD(P)-dependent oxidoreductase → MTEQRLEGKVAIVTGGGSGIGQATAIRFAEHGAKVYMLDRTPENAEETKQTIEKAGGEAYVIECDISKPDNVQKAINQAAAEAGKLDIIFANAGINGTMAPIETMEIEDWDQTMEINMRGTFATVKYAIPHLKEHGGSIIITSSINGNRVFSGIGFSAYASSKAGQTAFTKMAALELARYKIRVNAVCPGAIDTNIDDNTYPSDDLKEVQIPVEFPEGHEHPLKGEPGTSKQVANLVLFLASDEASHVTGTRIYVDGAESLLRG